The following coding sequences are from one Niveibacterium umoris window:
- a CDS encoding sulfate ABC transporter substrate-binding protein: MKRILFATALALVSLAAQAQVSLLNVSYDVARDFYKDYNPLFAAAWKTKTGETLDLKQSHAGSTKQVRAVADGLEADVVTMNQATDIQFLADKGLVSADWAKKFPNNASPYTSTMVFIVRKGNPKQIRNWPDLAKSGISVILPHPKNTGNGRYSYLAAWGWAQRQPGATEASAKGFVAAMLRNAPLFASGGRDATTTFMQRKMGDVLITFESEAELIAREFGRGEFEVVYPSESILAEFPVAVIEKTVDKRNTRKQAQAYLEYLWSPAGQENAAQNYLRPRDAAVLKKYAAQFPAIKTFTVDEVFGGWSKASATHFKDGGSFDQLYVNK; the protein is encoded by the coding sequence ATGAAACGGATTCTGTTCGCCACCGCCCTTGCACTCGTATCGCTCGCCGCGCAGGCGCAAGTCTCGCTGCTGAACGTTTCGTACGACGTGGCGCGTGATTTCTACAAGGACTACAACCCGCTGTTTGCCGCCGCGTGGAAGACGAAAACGGGCGAGACGCTGGACCTGAAACAGTCGCACGCCGGATCGACCAAGCAGGTGCGAGCGGTGGCCGACGGCCTCGAAGCCGATGTGGTGACGATGAACCAGGCGACCGACATCCAGTTCCTGGCCGACAAGGGGCTGGTCTCTGCGGATTGGGCCAAGAAGTTTCCGAACAATGCGTCGCCCTATACCTCGACGATGGTGTTCATCGTCCGCAAGGGCAATCCGAAACAGATCCGCAACTGGCCGGATCTGGCAAAGAGCGGCATCAGCGTGATCCTGCCGCACCCGAAGAACACCGGAAACGGTCGCTACAGCTACCTCGCCGCATGGGGCTGGGCGCAGCGCCAGCCGGGGGCGACCGAAGCGAGCGCCAAGGGCTTTGTGGCAGCGATGCTACGCAACGCACCGCTATTCGCATCTGGCGGTCGTGATGCGACGACGACATTCATGCAGCGCAAGATGGGCGACGTGCTGATCACCTTTGAATCGGAAGCCGAACTCATCGCGCGTGAATTCGGACGTGGCGAATTCGAAGTGGTGTACCCGAGCGAGTCGATCCTCGCCGAATTCCCGGTCGCTGTGATCGAGAAAACGGTGGACAAGCGCAACACGCGCAAGCAGGCGCAGGCCTATCTCGAATACCTGTGGTCACCCGCCGGGCAGGAGAACGCCGCCCAGAACTACCTGCGCCCGCGCGATGCCGCCGTGCTGAAGAAATACGCCGCACAGTTTCCGGCCATCAAGACCTTTACCGTGGATGAGGTCTTCGGCGGGTGGAGCAAGGCCTCGGCCACCCATTTCAAGGACGGCGGCAGCTTCGATCAGCTGTACGTGAACAAGTAA
- the cysT gene encoding sulfate ABC transporter permease subunit CysT, which produces MTRTPAHNVLPGFRLSLGYAITYLSLLVLIPLGALVAKSSALSLPDFWAVATADRALAAYRVTFGTSLVAALVNAVFGLIVAWVLVRYPFPGKRVVDALVDLPFALPTAVAGITLTTLYASNGWLGRLIEPLGVKIAFTPLGIMVALTFVTLPFVVRTLQPVIEDIEPEVEEAAATLGASRAQTLWRVILPQLFPAWLTGFALAFSRAIGEYGSVIFIAGNMPMVSEITPLLIISKLEQYDLVGATVLAVVMLVISFVLLLSINVLQWWAANRHTGRTPVEAAAPGARLEGASA; this is translated from the coding sequence ATGACGCGCACACCCGCTCACAACGTACTGCCGGGCTTTCGCCTGTCGCTCGGCTATGCGATCACCTATCTCTCGCTGCTGGTGCTGATCCCGCTCGGCGCGCTGGTCGCCAAGAGCAGCGCGCTGTCCCTGCCCGACTTCTGGGCGGTGGCGACCGCAGACCGCGCGCTGGCCGCGTACCGGGTGACCTTCGGCACCTCGCTGGTGGCGGCACTGGTCAATGCGGTGTTCGGCCTCATCGTGGCCTGGGTGTTGGTGCGTTATCCCTTCCCCGGCAAGCGTGTCGTCGATGCGCTGGTGGATCTGCCATTCGCGCTGCCGACCGCGGTTGCCGGCATCACGCTCACCACGCTCTACGCGAGCAACGGCTGGCTCGGTCGCCTGATCGAGCCCCTCGGTGTGAAGATTGCCTTTACCCCGCTTGGCATCATGGTCGCACTGACGTTTGTGACGCTGCCCTTTGTGGTGCGCACGCTGCAGCCGGTGATCGAAGACATCGAGCCGGAAGTGGAAGAGGCGGCGGCCACGCTCGGCGCAAGTCGCGCGCAGACGCTGTGGCGGGTGATCCTGCCGCAACTCTTTCCCGCCTGGCTGACCGGCTTCGCGCTGGCGTTCTCGCGCGCGATCGGCGAGTACGGGTCGGTGATCTTCATCGCGGGGAACATGCCGATGGTGTCCGAGATCACGCCGCTGCTGATCATCTCGAAACTGGAGCAGTACGATCTGGTCGGGGCCACGGTGCTGGCGGTTGTGATGCTGGTGATCTCCTTCGTGCTCTTGCTGTCGATCAACGTGTTGCAGTGGTGGGCGGCAAACCGGCACACCGGTCGCACGCCGGTCGAGGCGGCCGCGCCGGGCGCACGACTTGAAGGGGCCTCGGCATGA
- a CDS encoding sulfate/molybdate ABC transporter ATP-binding protein has translation MSIGIRNIGKRFGSFVALDNISLEIPTGELVALLGPSGCGKTTLLRIIAGMEVADSGQITFSGEEATHLHTRDRQVGFVFQHYALFRHMTVFENVAFGLRVKPRSERPSEAKIREKVTDLLKLVQLDWLAERYPSQLSGGQRQRIALARALAVEPRVLLLDEPFGALDTQVRKELRRWLRRLHDEMHISSVFVTHDQEEALEVADRVVVMNQGRIEQVGSPDEVYSSPATPFVYQFLGNVNVFHSRLHGPWAEVARASAEKATAFVRPHDIEILREVAPNALVASVTHVQAIGPVVRVELMHESEVIEVELSRERQQQLMLAAGDRVWLLPKQVAVFEGANAEPRMWVPDWVI, from the coding sequence ATGAGTATCGGCATTCGCAATATCGGCAAACGCTTCGGCAGCTTTGTCGCGCTCGACAACATTTCGCTCGAGATCCCCACCGGCGAACTGGTGGCGCTGCTGGGGCCCTCGGGCTGCGGCAAGACGACGCTCTTGCGCATCATCGCCGGCATGGAAGTCGCCGATTCGGGGCAGATCACCTTCTCGGGTGAAGAGGCGACCCACCTGCACACGCGCGACCGCCAGGTTGGCTTCGTGTTCCAGCACTACGCGCTGTTCCGCCACATGACGGTGTTCGAGAACGTTGCCTTCGGGCTGCGCGTGAAGCCGCGCAGCGAGCGCCCCTCGGAAGCAAAGATTCGCGAGAAGGTGACGGACCTGCTCAAGCTGGTGCAACTCGACTGGCTCGCCGAGCGCTATCCGAGTCAGCTCTCCGGCGGGCAGCGCCAGCGCATCGCACTCGCGCGCGCGCTGGCGGTGGAGCCGCGCGTGCTGCTGCTCGACGAACCCTTCGGTGCCCTCGACACCCAGGTGCGCAAGGAGCTGCGTCGTTGGTTGCGACGCTTGCACGACGAGATGCACATCTCGAGCGTGTTCGTCACGCACGACCAGGAAGAGGCGCTCGAAGTGGCCGACCGCGTCGTCGTCATGAACCAGGGGCGCATCGAACAGGTGGGCTCGCCCGACGAGGTGTACTCCAGCCCGGCCACGCCCTTCGTCTACCAGTTCCTTGGCAACGTCAACGTCTTCCATAGCCGGCTGCACGGGCCTTGGGCGGAGGTGGCGCGCGCGTCGGCCGAAAAGGCGACCGCCTTCGTACGGCCGCACGACATCGAGATCCTGCGCGAAGTCGCGCCCAACGCGCTGGTGGCATCGGTGACGCATGTGCAGGCGATCGGGCCGGTCGTGCGCGTCGAACTGATGCACGAGAGTGAAGTGATCGAAGTGGAACTCTCGCGCGAGCGGCAGCAGCAACTCATGCTCGCCGCGGG
- the cysW gene encoding sulfate ABC transporter permease subunit CysW: MSRRIATTESRRVRWLLCGLAFAFLFLFLALPLAAVFSEALAKGWALYVEALKEPDTLKAASLTLAIALLVLPLNVAFGVAAAWAIAKFDFRGKSLLTTLIDLPFAVSPVVAGLLFILIFGAQGWFGPWLAAHDIKIIFAVPGMVIATLFITVPYIARELIPLMQAQGRDEEEAAVSLGASGWQMFWRVTLPNIKWGLLYGVILANARAMGEFGAVSVVSGHIRGETNTLPLHVEILYNEYNAIGAFAAASILALLALVTLVAKTFVEWRMRRETEVLSAALPPERTGTL, from the coding sequence ATGAGTCGCCGCATCGCCACCACCGAATCACGCCGGGTGCGCTGGCTGCTGTGTGGCCTTGCGTTCGCCTTCCTGTTCCTGTTTCTTGCGTTGCCGCTTGCGGCGGTGTTCAGCGAGGCGCTCGCCAAAGGGTGGGCGTTGTACGTCGAAGCCTTGAAGGAGCCAGACACCCTGAAGGCCGCATCGCTCACGCTCGCGATCGCGCTGCTGGTCTTGCCGCTCAACGTGGCTTTTGGCGTCGCTGCCGCCTGGGCCATCGCCAAGTTCGACTTCCGCGGCAAGAGCCTGCTGACGACCTTGATCGATCTGCCATTCGCGGTCAGTCCAGTGGTGGCCGGCCTGCTGTTCATCCTGATCTTCGGTGCGCAGGGCTGGTTCGGGCCGTGGCTCGCCGCGCATGACATCAAGATCATCTTTGCTGTGCCGGGCATGGTCATCGCGACCCTGTTCATCACCGTGCCTTACATCGCCCGCGAGCTGATCCCGCTGATGCAGGCGCAGGGGCGTGACGAGGAAGAGGCAGCCGTGTCGCTTGGCGCCTCCGGCTGGCAGATGTTCTGGCGCGTGACGCTGCCCAACATCAAGTGGGGTCTGCTGTACGGCGTGATCCTCGCCAACGCGCGGGCGATGGGCGAGTTCGGTGCGGTGAGCGTGGTGTCCGGCCACATCCGCGGCGAGACCAACACGCTGCCATTGCATGTCGAGATTCTCTACAACGAGTACAACGCGATCGGGGCGTTCGCCGCCGCGAGCATCCTTGCCTTGCTGGCGCTCGTCACCCTTGTGGCCAAGACTTTTGTCGAGTGGCGTATGCGACGTGAAACAGAGGTGTTGTCGGCGGCGCTGCCGCCGGAGCGGACGGGTACGCTTTGA